The Sebastes fasciatus isolate fSebFas1 chromosome 13, fSebFas1.pri, whole genome shotgun sequence genome includes a region encoding these proteins:
- the LOC141781211 gene encoding hydroxyacylglutathione hydrolase, mitochondrial-like codes for MLFKSLVGSACTLLGAATAFKYAPVEVRAQAAALLHSAVRKSSMVEQANMRVELLPALSDNYMYLLIDPDSREAAIVDPVEPIKVVEAVRKHGVKLTTVLTTHHHWDHAGGNEKMVKLMPGLRVYGGDDRVDAITKKVSHSHSFKVGSLNVKCLFTPCHTTGHICYYVTKEGSTEPPAVFTGDTLFVAGCGKFFEGTAEQMHKALIDILGRLPPETRVYCGHEYTVSNLKFARHVEPDNEVIQKKLAWAKEKCSDGEPTIPSTVADEFTFNPFMRVKEKSVQDHVKQTSSIETMRSLRKEKDGFRVPKE; via the exons ATGTTATTCAAGTCACTCGTAGGGAGTGCCTGCACTCTGCTCGGAGCTGCTACAGCCTTCAAATACG CCCCTGTAGAAGTCCGGGCCCAGGCAGCTGCCCTCCTTCACAGCGCAGTGAGGAAATCCTCCATGGTGGAACAAGCAAACATGAGGGTTGAACTTCTCCCAGCTCTCAGTGACAACTACATGTACCTCCTGATAGATCCGGACTCCAGAGAGGCAGCTATTGTTGACCCTGTGGAGCCAATAAAG GTTGTGGAAGCCGTCAGAAAACATGGCGTAAAACTCACAACAGTTCTGACCACTCATCACCACTG GGATCACGCTGGTGGAAATGAGAAGATGGTGAAACTAATGCCGGGTCTGAGGGTCTACGGAGGAGACGACCGAGTCGATGCCATTACAAAGAAAGTTTCTCATTCCCACAGTTTCAAA GTTGGATCACTCAACGTCAAATGCCTGTTTACACCGTGTCACACGACTGGACACATCTGCTACTATGTGACAAAGGAAGGCAGCACTGAGCCGCCAGCTGTTTTCACAG GGGACACGCTGTTTGTGGCTGGTTGTGGTAAATTCTTCGAGGGTACAGCAGAGCAGATGCACAAAGCCTTGATAGACATCCTGGGACGCCTGCCTCCTGAAACG cGTGTTTACTGCGGTCACGAGTACACCGTCAGCAATCTGAAATTTGCACGTCACGTGGAACCGGACAACGAAGTCATTCAGAAGAAGCTGGCGTGGGCAAAG GAGAAATGCAGCGATGGAGAACCAACCATCCCGTCCACGGTGGCAGATGAATTCACATTTAACCCCTTTATGAGAGTAAA AGAGAAGTCCGTGCAAGACCACGTAAAGCAGACGAGCTCGATTGAAACCATGAGAAGTCTCCGGAAAGAAAAGGACGGCTTCCGGGTGCCCAAGGAGTGA
- the narfl gene encoding cytosolic Fe-S cluster assembly factor narfl isoform X1, which yields MASVFSGVLQLTDLDDFITPSQECVKPVKIEKKQGSLAKIQIEDDGSYVQVNQDGGKQKLEKAKISLNDCLACSGCITSAESVLIQQQSHEELLKVLLNNKANADEHKVVVVSVSPQSRASLAARYDLSSSEAGRRLTSFFKGLGVHHVFETTYSRTFSLLESQREFVERFKRKEQDSKRLPMMTSACPGWICYAEKTHGEFILPYISTTRSPQAMMGSLVKGYFADQQGLTPKQIYHVAVMPCFDKKLEASRSEFYLDEAETREVDCVITSGEVQRMLEEKNVSLNEVEPVPPDIMFSSVSGGEFLSHAGSGSGGYLHHVFTYAAKQLFGEEVKQLTYRTLRNKDFQEVTLERDGVVLLCFASTYGFRNIQNLVQKLKKGKSPYDFVEVMACPSGCLNGGGQVKPLPGQTPKELLAKVEALYKAERPLSPEDDIRVSELYRSWLHSVGEERARAFLHTGYHTVEKMTNGLAMKW from the exons ATGGCTTCTGTCTTCAGCGGTGTGCTGCAGCTGACAGATCTGGATGACTTTATCACTCCTTCTCAG GAATGTGTCAAACCTGTTAAAATAGAGAAGAAACAAGGTTCTTTGGCCAAAATTCAAATAGAAGATGATGGCAGTTACGTCCAAGTCAACCAG GATGGTGGGAAGCAGAAGCTGGAGAAAGCGAAGATCTCACTGAATGACTGTCTGGCCTGCAGTGGCTGCATCACCTCAGCTGAGAGCGTCCTCATTCAGcagcagagccacgaggagcTCTTAAAAGTGCTGCTAAACAACAAG GCCAACGCAGACGAGCacaaggtggtggtggtgtcggTGTCACCGCAGTCCAGAGCGTCCCTCGCAGCACGCTATGACCTCAGCAGCAGTGAGGCAGGCAGGAGGCTCACTTCTTTCTTCAAAGGCCTTG GAGTTCATCATGTCTTTGAAACGACGTATAGTCGGACCTTCAGCCTGCTGGAGAGCCAGAGAGAGTTCGTGGAGCGTTTCAAGAGGAAGGAGCAGGACAGCAAGAGACTTCCCATGATGACATCGGCCTGTCCAG GTTGGATTTGCTATGCAGAGAAGACCCACGGGGAGTTTATTCTTCCTTACATTAGTACCACTCGCTCCCCCCAGGCGATGATGGGCTCTCTGGTTAAAGGCTATTTTGCTGATCAACAG ggGCTAACTCCAAAGCAGATCTACCATGTGGCAGTAATGCCCTGCTTTGACAAGAAACTTGAGGCCTCGAGGTCAGAGTTCTACCTGGATGAAGCTGAGACGCGAGAAGTGGACTGCGTCATCACATCTG GAGAGGTTCAGAGAATGCTGGAGGAGAAAAATGTGTCTCTTAATGAAGTGGAACCTGTACCGCCAGACATAAT GTTCAGCAGTGTGAGCGGGGGTGAGTTCCTGAGCCATGCTGGGAGCGGGTCAGGGGGTTACCTCCATCATGTCTTCACCTACGCTGCCAAGCAGCTGTTTGGAGAGGAGGTGAAGCAGCTCACCTACAGGACCCTCCG GAATAAAGACTTCCAGGAAgtgactctagagagagacggagTTGTCCTGTTGTGCTTTGCTTCCACATACGGCTTCCGCAACATCCAGAACCTGGTGCAGAAACTCAAGAAGGGGAAGTCGCCTTACGACTTTGTGGAAGTTATGGCCTGTCCGTCAG GCTGTCTAAATGGAGGTGGACAGGTTAAGCCCTTACCTGGTCAGACGCCAAAGGAGCTTCTCGCGAAGGTCGAGGCGCTCTACAAGGCGGAGCGCCCCCTATCGCCAGAAGATGACATCCGCGTGTCCGAGCTGTACCGGTCCTGGCTCCACAGCGTAGGGGAGGAGAGAGCCAGAGCGTTTCTGCACACGGGCTACCACACCGTGGAGAAGATGACAAACGGACTCGCTATGAAGTGGTGA
- the fahd1 gene encoding oxaloacetate tautomerase FAHD1, mitochondrial, translated as MSARNISRFWEWGRKIICVGRNYADHAKELKNAIPTEPILFLKPPSAYVTEGSSIQVPSYCSNLHHEVELGVVIGKGGTAISQSAAMEHVAGYALCLDMTARDVQDECKSKGLPWTLAKAFNTSCPVSEFIPKERIPDPGNVTLWLKVNDQLRQKGCTDQMIFSIPYLISYISEFITLEEGDLILTGTPKGVSAVQEHDELQAGIQDVVSMSFRVERQDQ; from the coding sequence ATGTCAGCAAGAAACATATCTCGCTTCTGGGAATGGGGGAGGAAGATAATCTGCGTCGGGAGGAACTACGCAGACCACGCAAAAGAGCTGAAAAACGCCATTCCCACCGAGCCCATCCTGTTCCTGAAGCCACCTTCTGCTTATGTGACAGAAGGCTCCTCCATCCAGGTGCCCAGCTACTGCAGCAACCTGCACCATGAAGTGGAGCTGGGGGTGGTGATAGGTAAAGGAGGCACTGCTATCTCTCAGTCTGCAGCTATGGAGCATGTTGCAGGATATGCATTGTGCTTGGATATGACAGCCAGAGATGTGCAGGATGAGTGCAAATCCAAAGGTCTTCCATGGACTCTGGCTAAAGCCTTCAACACCTCCTGTCCAGTCAGTGAGTTCATCCCCAAAGAGCGCATCCCAGACCCGGGCAACGTGactctgtggctgaaggtgaaCGACCAGCTGAGGCAGAAAGGCTGCACCGACCAGATGATCTTCTCCATCCCTTATCTCATCAGCTACATCAGTGAGTTCATCACCCTGGAGGAGGGAGACCTCATCCTCACTGGGACCCCTAAAGGAGTCTCTGCTGTGCAGGAGCACGATGAGCTGCAGGCTGGCATCCAGGATGTGGTCTCCATGAGCTTCAGGGTGGAGAGGCAGGACCAgtag
- the narfl gene encoding cytosolic Fe-S cluster assembly factor narfl isoform X3, whose product MMMRIFYIHVVLRLCRNAAARRQNMADLRPRSHNNKRECVKPVKIEKKQGSLAKIQIEDDGSYVQVNQDGGKQKLEKAKISLNDCLACSGCITSAESVLIQQQSHEELLKVLLNNKANADEHKVVVVSVSPQSRASLAARYDLSSSEAGRRLTSFFKGLGVHHVFETTYSRTFSLLESQREFVERFKRKEQDSKRLPMMTSACPGWICYAEKTHGEFILPYISTTRSPQAMMGSLVKGYFADQQGLTPKQIYHVAVMPCFDKKLEASRSEFYLDEAETREVDCVITSGEVQRMLEEKNVSLNEVEPVPPDIMFSSVSGGEFLSHAGSGSGGYLHHVFTYAAKQLFGEEVKQLTYRTLRNKDFQEVTLERDGVVLLCFASTYGFRNIQNLVQKLKKGKSPYDFVEVMACPSGCLNGGGQVKPLPGQTPKELLAKVEALYKAERPLSPEDDIRVSELYRSWLHSVGEERARAFLHTGYHTVEKMTNGLAMKW is encoded by the exons atGATGATGAGGATTTTCTACATTCATGTCGTTCTCCGTCTCTGTCGCAACGCCGCTGCGAGGAGGCAAAACATGGCGGATTTACGACCCCGTAGTCATAACAACAAAAGG GAATGTGTCAAACCTGTTAAAATAGAGAAGAAACAAGGTTCTTTGGCCAAAATTCAAATAGAAGATGATGGCAGTTACGTCCAAGTCAACCAG GATGGTGGGAAGCAGAAGCTGGAGAAAGCGAAGATCTCACTGAATGACTGTCTGGCCTGCAGTGGCTGCATCACCTCAGCTGAGAGCGTCCTCATTCAGcagcagagccacgaggagcTCTTAAAAGTGCTGCTAAACAACAAG GCCAACGCAGACGAGCacaaggtggtggtggtgtcggTGTCACCGCAGTCCAGAGCGTCCCTCGCAGCACGCTATGACCTCAGCAGCAGTGAGGCAGGCAGGAGGCTCACTTCTTTCTTCAAAGGCCTTG GAGTTCATCATGTCTTTGAAACGACGTATAGTCGGACCTTCAGCCTGCTGGAGAGCCAGAGAGAGTTCGTGGAGCGTTTCAAGAGGAAGGAGCAGGACAGCAAGAGACTTCCCATGATGACATCGGCCTGTCCAG GTTGGATTTGCTATGCAGAGAAGACCCACGGGGAGTTTATTCTTCCTTACATTAGTACCACTCGCTCCCCCCAGGCGATGATGGGCTCTCTGGTTAAAGGCTATTTTGCTGATCAACAG ggGCTAACTCCAAAGCAGATCTACCATGTGGCAGTAATGCCCTGCTTTGACAAGAAACTTGAGGCCTCGAGGTCAGAGTTCTACCTGGATGAAGCTGAGACGCGAGAAGTGGACTGCGTCATCACATCTG GAGAGGTTCAGAGAATGCTGGAGGAGAAAAATGTGTCTCTTAATGAAGTGGAACCTGTACCGCCAGACATAAT GTTCAGCAGTGTGAGCGGGGGTGAGTTCCTGAGCCATGCTGGGAGCGGGTCAGGGGGTTACCTCCATCATGTCTTCACCTACGCTGCCAAGCAGCTGTTTGGAGAGGAGGTGAAGCAGCTCACCTACAGGACCCTCCG GAATAAAGACTTCCAGGAAgtgactctagagagagacggagTTGTCCTGTTGTGCTTTGCTTCCACATACGGCTTCCGCAACATCCAGAACCTGGTGCAGAAACTCAAGAAGGGGAAGTCGCCTTACGACTTTGTGGAAGTTATGGCCTGTCCGTCAG GCTGTCTAAATGGAGGTGGACAGGTTAAGCCCTTACCTGGTCAGACGCCAAAGGAGCTTCTCGCGAAGGTCGAGGCGCTCTACAAGGCGGAGCGCCCCCTATCGCCAGAAGATGACATCCGCGTGTCCGAGCTGTACCGGTCCTGGCTCCACAGCGTAGGGGAGGAGAGAGCCAGAGCGTTTCTGCACACGGGCTACCACACCGTGGAGAAGATGACAAACGGACTCGCTATGAAGTGGTGA
- the LOC141781210 gene encoding hydroxyacylglutathione hydrolase-like protein codes for MKVKVISILEDNYMYLVIEEQSKQAIAVDPAVPHRLLEIVQREGLSLTAILTTHHHWDHARGNEALLKEVPGLRVYGGDDRIGGLTDKVTDAQELKFNSINVRCLFTPCHTSGHMCYFVWEDECTDAPAVFTGDTLFIGGCGRFLEGTAEQMYHNLTQVLGSLPQDTKVFCGHEYTIKNLKFAMLVEPENEKVKEMLSWARARDDDDKPTVPSTLMEEFDYNPFLRLSEEGVQKFTGKTDPVEVLRVLRKEKDKFKKPKERLPAHAMLALEWGLLRP; via the exons ATGAAGGTAAAGGTGATCTCCATCCTGGAGGACAACTACATGTACCTGGTGATAGAGGAGCAGAGCAAACAGGCCATAGCTGTGGACCCTGCTGTACCACACCGG ctGCTAGAAATCGTGCAGAGAGAGGGCTTGTCTCTGACGGCTATCCTCACCACACACCATCACTG GGACCATGCTCGGGGGAACGAGGCTCTGCTGAAGGAGGTTCCTGGTCTGAGGGTGTACGGGGGAGATGATCGGATCGGGGGTCTGACGGATAAAGTCACCGACGCTCAGGAACTCAAG TTTAACTCCATCAATGTGAGGTGCCTGTTCACTCCCTGCCATACCTCTGGTCACATGTGCTACTTTGTTTGGGAGGATGAGTGCACTGACGCGCCCGCTGTGTTCACAG GGGATACGCTGTTTATCGGGGGATGCGGGCGGTTCCTCGAGGGTACGGCAGAACAGATGTACCACAACCTCACCCAGGTGCTGGGCTCGCTACCTCAAGACACG AAGGTCTTCTGTGGACACGAGTACACCATTAAGAACCTGAAGTTTGCCATGCTGGTGGAGCCAGAGAATGAAAAGGTTAAAGAGATGCTGAGCTGGGCCAGG GCCagagatgatgatgacaaaCCCACAGTGCCATCCACCCTGATGGAGGAGTTTGACTACAACCCTTTTCTTCGTCTCTC GGAGGAAGGAGTTCAAAAGTTCACTGGGAAGACAGACCCCGTAGAGGTGCTGAGGGTCCTACGGAAGGAGAAGGACAAATTTAAGAAGCCTAAAGAGAGACTTCCTGCCCACGCCATGTTGGCGTTGGAGTGGGGGCTCCTCCGACCCTGA
- the narfl gene encoding cytosolic Fe-S cluster assembly factor narfl isoform X2 produces the protein MASVFSGVLQLTDLDDFITPSQECVKPVKIEKKQGSLAKIQIEDDGSYVQVNQDGGKQKLEKAKISLNDCLACSGCITSAESVLIQQQSHEELLKVLLNNKANADEHKVVVVSVSPQSRASLAARYDLSSSEAGRRLTSFFKGLGVHHVFETTYSRTFSLLESQREFVERFKRKEQDSKRLPMMTSACPGWICYAEKTHGEFILPYISTTRSPQAMMGSLVKGYFADQQGLTPKQIYHVAVMPCFDKKLEASRSEFYLDEAETREVDCVITSGEVQRMLEEKNVSLNEVEPVPPDIMFSSVSGGEFLSHAGSGSGGYLHHVFTYAAKQLFGEEVKQLTYRTLRNKDFQEVTLERDGVVLLCFASTYGFRNIQNLVQKLKKGKSPYDFVEVMACPSGKVKYVDVNFSFMCAIARLLHWHLKYMH, from the exons ATGGCTTCTGTCTTCAGCGGTGTGCTGCAGCTGACAGATCTGGATGACTTTATCACTCCTTCTCAG GAATGTGTCAAACCTGTTAAAATAGAGAAGAAACAAGGTTCTTTGGCCAAAATTCAAATAGAAGATGATGGCAGTTACGTCCAAGTCAACCAG GATGGTGGGAAGCAGAAGCTGGAGAAAGCGAAGATCTCACTGAATGACTGTCTGGCCTGCAGTGGCTGCATCACCTCAGCTGAGAGCGTCCTCATTCAGcagcagagccacgaggagcTCTTAAAAGTGCTGCTAAACAACAAG GCCAACGCAGACGAGCacaaggtggtggtggtgtcggTGTCACCGCAGTCCAGAGCGTCCCTCGCAGCACGCTATGACCTCAGCAGCAGTGAGGCAGGCAGGAGGCTCACTTCTTTCTTCAAAGGCCTTG GAGTTCATCATGTCTTTGAAACGACGTATAGTCGGACCTTCAGCCTGCTGGAGAGCCAGAGAGAGTTCGTGGAGCGTTTCAAGAGGAAGGAGCAGGACAGCAAGAGACTTCCCATGATGACATCGGCCTGTCCAG GTTGGATTTGCTATGCAGAGAAGACCCACGGGGAGTTTATTCTTCCTTACATTAGTACCACTCGCTCCCCCCAGGCGATGATGGGCTCTCTGGTTAAAGGCTATTTTGCTGATCAACAG ggGCTAACTCCAAAGCAGATCTACCATGTGGCAGTAATGCCCTGCTTTGACAAGAAACTTGAGGCCTCGAGGTCAGAGTTCTACCTGGATGAAGCTGAGACGCGAGAAGTGGACTGCGTCATCACATCTG GAGAGGTTCAGAGAATGCTGGAGGAGAAAAATGTGTCTCTTAATGAAGTGGAACCTGTACCGCCAGACATAAT GTTCAGCAGTGTGAGCGGGGGTGAGTTCCTGAGCCATGCTGGGAGCGGGTCAGGGGGTTACCTCCATCATGTCTTCACCTACGCTGCCAAGCAGCTGTTTGGAGAGGAGGTGAAGCAGCTCACCTACAGGACCCTCCG GAATAAAGACTTCCAGGAAgtgactctagagagagacggagTTGTCCTGTTGTGCTTTGCTTCCACATACGGCTTCCGCAACATCCAGAACCTGGTGCAGAAACTCAAGAAGGGGAAGTCGCCTTACGACTTTGTGGAAGTTATGGCCTGTCCGTCAGGTAAAGTTAAATATGTGGATGTAAACTTTTCCTTTATGTGTGCCATTGCACGTTTGCTCCATTG GCATCTTAAATACATGCATTGA